A genome region from Bifidobacterium coryneforme includes the following:
- a CDS encoding segregation and condensation protein A, producing MAESPAESIDQSGEGFSVALDVYQGPFDVLLSLLANRKLELTEVSLAAVTGEFLSYVSTLDFQTSLDQASAFLDVASVLVEAKSAALLPVEDESLRDQASMEALRERDLLFARLLQYRAFKEAGEDFRAILAANSGRYAHPGRLDDGLASLMPELDWVTSPGDLALLAATALANAPASQVSLGQLHVPLVDLNQQADLVREALVATPGQPVAFASIIASAEGNLEIVARFLAVLVYFKQQLIQYKQEGPYEPLYLRWVGGTEKEDLQGISEGDFA from the coding sequence GTGGCAGAATCCCCTGCGGAGTCCATCGACCAATCGGGCGAGGGGTTTTCGGTCGCCCTGGATGTCTACCAGGGTCCCTTTGATGTGCTCCTGAGCCTTCTGGCCAACAGGAAGCTCGAGTTGACCGAGGTTTCCTTGGCTGCGGTGACCGGCGAGTTTCTGTCCTATGTGAGCACCTTGGATTTCCAGACCAGTCTGGATCAGGCCAGCGCCTTTCTTGATGTCGCCTCCGTCCTGGTGGAGGCCAAGAGCGCCGCTCTCCTGCCGGTTGAGGATGAGTCCCTGCGCGATCAGGCCTCCATGGAAGCCTTGAGGGAGCGTGACCTCCTCTTCGCCAGGCTTCTGCAATACCGCGCCTTCAAAGAGGCCGGTGAGGATTTCCGGGCCATTCTGGCGGCGAACTCGGGCAGGTACGCTCATCCGGGGCGGCTGGATGACGGTTTGGCCAGCCTCATGCCTGAACTTGATTGGGTCACCAGCCCCGGGGACCTGGCCCTTCTGGCGGCCACAGCCCTGGCCAATGCCCCGGCTTCCCAGGTTTCACTGGGGCAGCTTCACGTGCCCCTGGTCGACCTGAACCAGCAGGCTGATCTGGTTCGTGAGGCCCTGGTGGCCACTCCCGGACAGCCGGTGGCATTCGCGTCCATCATCGCCTCGGCTGAAGGGAACCTCGAGATTGTGGCCAGATTCCTGGCCGTTCTGGTCTATTTCAAGCAGCAGCTGATTCAGTACAAGCAGGAAGGGCCATACGAGCCTCTCTATCTTCGCTGGGTGGGCGGTACCGAGAAGGAAGATCTCCAAGGGATCAGTGAGGGGGACTTCGCATGA
- the scpB gene encoding SMC-Scp complex subunit ScpB, translating into MSQDKPETQADGLPGEEGQVPVTHPDTRPEYVDFDVDDFPGGLAGCLEAILMATDQPLTSQDFSRVLAVEPNQAQTALQALAESYQGRGFELRETTRGWQLDSRPDYQPVVAAFVKDGQTDRLSQAALEALAIVAYRQPMTRSEVGQIRGVNSDGVIRSLLVRGLVREDGVDPDTHAARLVTTSIFLEKMGLNSLEELPSLAPFLPDEKSALAQVQEALPQGADRVVSAQGEGLHGPVSKDD; encoded by the coding sequence ATGAGCCAGGACAAACCAGAGACCCAGGCGGATGGACTGCCGGGGGAGGAGGGGCAGGTTCCCGTCACACATCCCGATACCCGACCGGAGTATGTGGATTTCGATGTAGACGACTTCCCGGGCGGATTGGCGGGATGCCTGGAGGCCATTCTGATGGCCACGGACCAACCCCTGACCAGCCAGGATTTCTCAAGGGTCCTCGCCGTCGAACCGAATCAGGCCCAGACGGCCCTACAGGCCCTGGCGGAGTCCTATCAGGGAAGGGGATTCGAGCTCAGGGAGACCACGCGGGGGTGGCAGCTGGACAGTCGCCCGGACTATCAACCCGTCGTTGCCGCATTCGTCAAGGATGGGCAGACGGACAGGCTTTCCCAGGCCGCCCTGGAGGCCCTGGCCATTGTGGCGTATCGCCAACCCATGACCCGCTCCGAGGTGGGGCAGATCCGTGGGGTCAACTCCGACGGGGTCATCCGTTCCCTCCTGGTCCGTGGTTTGGTCCGTGAGGATGGAGTCGATCCGGATACCCACGCCGCCCGCCTGGTCACCACGAGCATCTTCCTGGAGAAGATGGGGTTGAACTCCTTGGAGGAGTTGCCCTCCCTGGCCCCCTTCCTACCCGACGAGAAGTCGGCCCTTGCCCAGGTCCAGGAGGCCCTGCCCCAGGGCGCGGATCGGGTGGTTTCCGCTCAGGGTGAGGGTCTTCATGGTCCTGTCAGCAAAGACGATTAG
- the typA gene encoding translational GTPase TypA: protein MAVRGDIRNVAIVAHVDHGKTTLVNAMLQQSHVFSDREEVPDRVMDSNDLEREKGITILAKNTAVKYTGPLAPKLGQPDGITINVVDTPGHADFGGEVERGISMVDGVVLLVDASEGPLPQTRFVLRKALEAKLPVILVINKTDRPDARISEVVSESTDLLLGLAQDVSEEGVDLDLDSLLDLPVIYCAAKAGKASLNQPADGDVPDNDDLEPLFESILTNIPAPEYEEGAPLQAHVTNIDASDYLGRLGLVRIYNGTLLKGKQYGLSRVDGSIENFKLTEILRTKGLDRFPVDEAGPGDIVAVAGVDDIMIGETIVDQSDPKPLPLIHVDDPAVSMTFGTNDSPLAGTEGKDHKLTARMLKDRLDRELIGNVSIKVIPTDRPDAWEVQGRGELALAVLAEQMRREGYELTVGRPQVVTKTVDGKVQEPMESDTIDVPEEYMGAVTQLMADRKGRMDTMTNHGSGWVRMQFTVPSRGLLGFRTALLTATRGTGISSSISAGYAPWAGEIKTRQNGSMVSDRSGKASPYAMQKLQARGDFFVNPQSPVYEGQIVGINNKPGDLDINITLEKHMTNMRSATADVLETLTPPIQMSLEESLDFANDDECVEVTPESIRVRKIILDRDAWYKWNARQRRANKK, encoded by the coding sequence ATGGCGGTACGCGGCGATATACGAAATGTTGCGATTGTGGCACACGTTGATCACGGCAAGACCACCCTGGTCAATGCCATGCTCCAGCAGTCGCACGTCTTCTCCGATCGCGAGGAGGTGCCCGACCGGGTCATGGACTCCAATGACCTGGAGCGCGAGAAGGGCATCACAATCCTGGCTAAGAACACCGCCGTCAAGTACACCGGTCCCCTTGCCCCCAAGCTCGGGCAGCCGGATGGCATCACCATCAATGTGGTTGATACCCCCGGCCACGCCGATTTCGGTGGCGAGGTGGAGCGCGGCATCTCCATGGTCGATGGTGTTGTCCTGCTGGTTGATGCCTCGGAAGGCCCCCTGCCCCAGACCCGGTTCGTCCTGCGCAAGGCCCTGGAGGCCAAGCTGCCCGTCATCCTGGTCATCAACAAGACCGACCGTCCCGATGCGCGTATCTCCGAAGTGGTCTCCGAGTCCACCGACCTCCTTCTGGGTCTTGCCCAGGATGTGAGCGAGGAGGGAGTGGACCTCGATCTGGATTCCCTCCTGGACCTCCCTGTCATCTACTGCGCGGCAAAGGCCGGTAAGGCATCGCTCAACCAGCCCGCCGACGGCGATGTGCCCGACAATGATGATCTGGAGCCGCTCTTCGAGTCCATCCTGACCAACATCCCGGCCCCCGAGTACGAGGAGGGCGCCCCCCTTCAGGCCCATGTGACGAACATCGACGCTTCGGACTATCTGGGCCGTCTGGGACTGGTCCGCATCTACAACGGAACCCTGCTCAAGGGCAAGCAGTATGGGCTCTCCCGCGTGGACGGCTCCATCGAGAACTTCAAGCTGACCGAGATTCTGCGCACCAAAGGGCTGGATCGGTTCCCCGTGGACGAGGCAGGCCCCGGCGATATCGTGGCCGTTGCAGGTGTCGATGACATCATGATTGGCGAGACCATCGTCGACCAGAGCGACCCGAAGCCCCTGCCCCTGATTCACGTTGACGACCCGGCCGTCTCCATGACCTTCGGCACCAACGATTCGCCCCTGGCGGGAACCGAGGGCAAGGACCACAAGCTCACCGCCCGCATGCTCAAGGACCGTCTGGACCGCGAGCTGATCGGCAACGTCTCCATCAAGGTCATCCCCACCGACCGTCCGGATGCCTGGGAGGTTCAGGGCCGCGGTGAGCTGGCCTTGGCCGTTCTGGCCGAGCAGATGCGCCGTGAAGGCTATGAGCTGACCGTGGGCCGCCCCCAGGTGGTCACCAAGACGGTCGACGGCAAGGTCCAGGAGCCCATGGAGTCCGACACCATCGATGTGCCCGAGGAGTATATGGGTGCCGTGACCCAGCTCATGGCTGACCGCAAGGGCCGGATGGACACGATGACCAACCACGGATCCGGCTGGGTGCGAATGCAGTTCACCGTTCCCTCCCGCGGCCTTCTGGGCTTCCGTACGGCCCTGCTGACCGCCACCCGCGGCACGGGTATATCGTCCTCCATCTCGGCCGGATATGCTCCCTGGGCCGGTGAGATCAAGACCCGTCAGAACGGGTCCATGGTCTCAGACCGCTCGGGTAAGGCCAGCCCCTACGCCATGCAGAAGCTCCAGGCCCGTGGTGACTTCTTCGTCAATCCGCAGTCGCCGGTTTACGAGGGACAGATCGTCGGCATCAACAACAAGCCCGGGGACCTGGATATCAACATCACCCTGGAGAAGCACATGACCAACATGCGCTCCGCCACGGCTGATGTTCTGGAGACCCTGACCCCGCCCATCCAGATGAGCCTGGAGGAGTCCCTGGACTTCGCCAATGACGATGAGTGCGTTGAGGTAACACCCGAGTCCATCCGCGTGCGCAAGATCATCCTGGACCGTGACGCCTGGTACAAGTGGAATGCCCGCCAGCGTCGCGCCAACAAGAAGTGA
- a CDS encoding prephenate dehydratase domain-containing protein translates to MSSDRNSSVGLCYLGPQGSFTHQAAVEASVSLKASLGRQVDLVPCDRATRIVEAVESGGCWGIIAWESNVEGHVIPNMDALIDSTNVAGFGRTSLPIVFDAFVRPDHGRLSAVSAHPHGLAQCRGFIRDIGLAEEAASSNAAACRDLGQDQVALGPRLCGGLYGLQTYKSEVQDYQGARTDFLLLAPREEVPGLAKAMFGRSQAEGAKGAGAGEGAGSRPLREFESIIAFIPLHTGSGVLADLLDRFRDAGLNMTSFMSRPIKGNDGTYSFIATIDAAPWEPALGGVMQDLLDLGDWIKTLAVYPRMERPDPPIPDWMLPRAGAWRERNLDKSGVDKELLW, encoded by the coding sequence ATGAGCTCCGATCGGAATTCTTCAGTCGGGTTGTGCTATCTCGGCCCCCAAGGGTCGTTCACCCATCAGGCCGCTGTTGAGGCCTCCGTCTCCTTGAAAGCCTCCCTGGGGCGGCAGGTCGATCTGGTGCCCTGCGACCGGGCCACCCGGATCGTCGAAGCGGTGGAATCCGGCGGATGCTGGGGAATCATCGCCTGGGAAAGCAACGTTGAGGGTCATGTCATCCCCAACATGGATGCCCTGATCGATTCCACGAATGTGGCCGGGTTCGGCAGGACAAGTCTCCCTATCGTATTTGATGCCTTTGTACGCCCTGACCATGGGAGGCTGAGCGCGGTCAGCGCCCATCCGCATGGCCTGGCACAGTGCCGAGGATTCATTCGTGACATCGGGTTGGCGGAGGAGGCGGCATCCTCCAATGCAGCGGCCTGCCGTGACCTGGGGCAGGATCAGGTGGCCCTGGGGCCCAGACTCTGTGGGGGCCTGTACGGTTTGCAGACCTACAAGAGCGAGGTTCAGGACTACCAGGGCGCCCGCACCGACTTCCTTCTTCTGGCCCCCCGTGAGGAGGTGCCCGGTCTGGCCAAGGCCATGTTCGGGCGATCTCAGGCCGAAGGTGCGAAGGGTGCCGGTGCAGGCGAAGGTGCCGGGTCCAGGCCCTTACGCGAGTTCGAGTCCATCATCGCCTTCATTCCGCTCCATACCGGGTCGGGTGTTCTTGCCGACCTCCTGGATAGGTTCCGCGATGCGGGGCTGAACATGACCTCCTTCATGTCCCGCCCCATCAAAGGCAACGACGGGACGTACAGTTTCATCGCCACCATCGATGCTGCCCCCTGGGAGCCTGCCCTGGGTGGTGTCATGCAGGACCTTCTGGACCTGGGGGATTGGATCAAAACCCTGGCCGTATATCCCCGGATGGAGCGCCCCGATCCTCCCATACCGGACTGGATGCTGCCCAGGGCAGGTGCCTGGAGGGAACGTAACCTGGACAAGTCGGGGGTTGATAAGGAGTTGTTATGGTAG
- a CDS encoding prephenate dehydrogenase encodes MTASPILTSAHKIAIAGLGLIGGSLARRLARQGRFVVAWNHTDRPYEAARSEGIHCVETLEELAQGKPDVLVLATPLKAMPEMLGRLAPVLTRGTTLTDVGSVKGLVRQQVREAGLSDRYVGGHPMAGSEFSGYEASDPGLLEGALWALTVDENTDYGRFLTVADMVTQGLGNRLIALDDQTHDRAAALISHMPHVVAIALANLLVDSDDRNIAAALAAGSWRDMTRVALTDPDRTEAMVDEDADQVAGLLDDMAIRLSAVAKNLRGSEGWNRSGIHDFFTQARPFRDYKAELAGADQEDNRFELALSDEGWRSELLESARRGQEVEVFLTTHQARVVQLPTIGD; translated from the coding sequence ATGACGGCATCGCCCATTCTGACATCGGCCCACAAGATCGCGATTGCCGGTCTGGGGCTGATCGGCGGGTCGCTGGCAAGACGCCTGGCGCGGCAGGGTAGGTTCGTGGTGGCCTGGAATCATACGGACCGCCCATACGAGGCAGCCAGGTCCGAGGGCATCCACTGCGTGGAGACCCTGGAGGAGCTGGCCCAGGGCAAGCCTGATGTGCTGGTTTTGGCCACCCCGCTCAAGGCCATGCCTGAGATGCTGGGTCGTCTGGCCCCGGTCCTGACACGCGGAACCACCCTGACCGATGTGGGCAGCGTCAAGGGCCTGGTCCGCCAGCAGGTTCGTGAAGCCGGCCTGTCCGACCGGTATGTGGGTGGGCACCCGATGGCGGGTAGCGAGTTCTCCGGCTATGAGGCTTCCGATCCTGGTCTTCTTGAGGGGGCGCTTTGGGCCCTGACCGTAGATGAGAACACTGATTACGGCCGTTTCCTGACCGTGGCGGATATGGTCACCCAGGGGTTGGGGAACCGACTGATTGCCCTTGATGACCAGACACATGACAGGGCGGCCGCTCTGATATCGCACATGCCCCACGTGGTGGCCATCGCCTTGGCCAACCTCCTCGTGGATTCGGACGACAGGAATATAGCAGCTGCCCTGGCGGCAGGGTCCTGGCGTGACATGACCCGGGTGGCCCTGACCGATCCCGACAGGACCGAGGCCATGGTGGATGAGGATGCCGATCAGGTGGCCGGCCTGCTGGACGATATGGCCATCAGACTGAGTGCCGTGGCCAAGAATCTCCGGGGCTCGGAGGGGTGGAACAGGTCCGGCATCCATGACTTCTTCACCCAGGCCCGTCCCTTCAGGGACTACAAGGCGGAGCTGGCCGGTGCAGACCAGGAGGATAACAGGTTCGAGCTGGCACTCAGTGATGAGGGCTGGCGATCCGAGCTCTTGGAATCAGCGAGGCGGGGACAGGAGGTCGAGGTCTTCCTGACCACCCACCAGGCCAGGGTCGTCCAGCTCCCGACCATCGGTGACTGA
- a CDS encoding DUF6725 family protein encodes MHLPKEIPPGVRIVARTVEGRDPEDGRLKFRDYIGHVISWDGTTLDLSRDPSANGSREAQKVRLTATSIVGLKPIPERRYPAGHHDMDQAGLSDTNPVQDQSNED; translated from the coding sequence ATGCACTTGCCGAAAGAGATACCACCTGGTGTCCGTATTGTGGCCAGGACGGTCGAAGGGCGGGACCCGGAGGATGGGCGCCTCAAATTCCGCGACTACATAGGCCATGTCATTTCCTGGGACGGAACCACTCTGGACCTGAGCAGGGACCCGTCGGCCAACGGTTCGCGCGAAGCCCAGAAGGTTCGGTTGACGGCCACTTCGATAGTCGGGCTCAAACCCATTCCTGAGCGCAGATACCCTGCGGGGCACCATGACATGGATCAGGCGGGACTCAGTGACACCAATCCGGTCCAGGACCAATCGAACGAGGATTGA
- a CDS encoding tyrosine recombinase XerC: MAFERELDGYTRYLDQIQGRSPNTVRSYRTDVASFLHLMELRGIRDLNETDLSTLRSWLAHETRSHARSTMARKTAAIRSFFAYLADHDLIEADPAQGLKTPKQSEHLPRVLTGNQAERLMDRVDESPVEDGADEDMTGIIQLRDAAMLELLYATGMRVAELCGLDLVDLNPRSRTVKVLGKGRKERVVPYGLPAERALDGWLDGGRPRLIERTGGGGEVHDDQALFLGVRGRRIGQRQVRQVVHDAADRAQVPDIAPHSLRHTAATQMLDGGADLREVQEMLGHSSLRTTQRYTHVSIEQLRQRYRLAFPRA, translated from the coding sequence ATGGCCTTTGAACGAGAACTGGACGGATACACCCGCTATCTGGACCAGATCCAGGGACGGAGCCCGAATACGGTTCGTTCCTACCGGACCGACGTGGCGTCCTTCCTGCACCTGATGGAACTGCGGGGCATCAGGGATCTGAACGAAACGGACCTCTCCACCCTCCGGTCCTGGCTGGCTCATGAAACACGGTCCCATGCCCGGTCCACCATGGCTCGGAAGACCGCAGCCATCCGTTCCTTCTTCGCCTACCTGGCCGACCATGACCTGATTGAGGCGGACCCGGCCCAGGGACTGAAGACCCCCAAACAGTCGGAGCATCTGCCCCGGGTTCTGACCGGGAACCAGGCCGAGCGTCTGATGGACCGTGTGGATGAGTCCCCGGTCGAGGACGGTGCGGATGAGGACATGACCGGAATCATCCAGCTCAGGGATGCAGCCATGCTGGAACTGCTATATGCGACCGGGATGCGGGTTGCCGAGTTGTGCGGGCTGGACCTGGTCGACCTGAACCCCCGGTCTCGGACCGTCAAGGTCCTGGGCAAGGGGCGCAAGGAGCGGGTAGTGCCCTACGGACTTCCCGCCGAACGGGCCCTGGATGGATGGCTTGACGGGGGGAGGCCGCGACTGATTGAACGCACCGGTGGGGGAGGGGAGGTTCATGATGATCAGGCCCTCTTCCTTGGTGTGCGCGGTCGCCGGATAGGCCAGCGTCAGGTACGACAGGTGGTCCATGATGCCGCCGACCGGGCCCAGGTTCCCGACATCGCCCCTCATTCCCTGCGCCATACGGCTGCCACCCAGATGCTGGACGGCGGGGCTGATCTGCGTGAGGTTCAGGAGATGCTGGGGCACTCCTCCTTGCGGACCACCCAGCGCTATACGCATGTTTCCATCGAGCAGCTGCGTCAGCGCTATCGGTTGGCCTTTCCCAGAGCCTGA
- a CDS encoding peptide ABC transporter substrate-binding protein: MKKRIGKALVAAMACSLALGGCGGTDAEDLAQTTEQPLPGTIIKVYGCEPSRPLIPSDTADECGGQLVNAMFSRLVRFDSKGKPQNDLAEEITHNERMTRYTIRLVDGRSFSDGSPVRSSSFTRAWSWAANSANGQAGSMLFSNIRGYEDLQQAGTSKDAQLSGLKIVDDLTFTVDLSAPSATFPILVGALAYAPLPQSFYKDPVAFGSRPVTSGPYRFESWAHRKVVKIRRSATYTGDIGIRNAGVDFLVYSDPASALSDVQAGRLDVITTVPDSARKSFVEDSSLQSYNKAGSGLELLTIPNGMEHFGQDREGRLRRRAISMAIDRRTLIEETLDNLAQQPTDFTSPTIPGWSEDLKGEEHLRYRAEAAREAWSQADAIRMWPHDRSLPLICVTEEGTGAFYEGLAASVRNALGIDVEVRTVPTRAALLSGLDKGEYGQVAFPVRILPDYPSPEAYLNQGFVAIGDGRRSPAGPEVLQGRDLSGYASPAFENLLKKAGEAQGVDEANRLYQEAEETLLEDLPSIPLFTVNNVGAGSRRVRGMVPGWNGWPSFWDLSREERDN, from the coding sequence ATGAAGAAGAGAATCGGTAAGGCACTTGTTGCGGCCATGGCCTGTTCCCTTGCCTTGGGTGGGTGTGGCGGCACTGATGCGGAGGACCTCGCCCAGACCACCGAACAGCCCCTCCCCGGCACAATCATCAAGGTATATGGATGCGAGCCCTCAAGGCCCCTGATTCCGAGCGACACGGCGGACGAGTGCGGTGGTCAGCTGGTCAACGCCATGTTCTCCCGTCTGGTCCGGTTCGACAGCAAGGGCAAACCGCAGAATGACCTTGCCGAGGAAATCACCCACAATGAGCGGATGACGCGCTACACAATCAGGTTGGTCGACGGCCGGTCCTTCTCGGACGGAAGTCCGGTCAGGTCCTCCTCCTTCACCAGGGCCTGGTCCTGGGCGGCCAATTCCGCCAACGGGCAGGCCGGATCCATGCTCTTCTCCAACATCAGGGGGTATGAGGACCTGCAGCAGGCCGGAACCTCCAAGGATGCCCAGCTTTCCGGCCTGAAGATTGTCGACGACCTGACCTTCACGGTCGACCTGAGCGCTCCCTCCGCGACCTTCCCCATCCTGGTAGGGGCCCTGGCCTATGCACCCCTACCGCAATCCTTCTACAAGGATCCCGTGGCCTTCGGCAGTCGGCCGGTCACCTCCGGCCCCTATCGCTTCGAGTCCTGGGCCCACCGGAAAGTGGTGAAAATCCGCAGGAGTGCCACCTATACCGGGGATATCGGTATAAGGAATGCAGGTGTGGATTTCTTGGTCTATTCCGATCCGGCCTCGGCCTTGTCGGATGTACAGGCCGGAAGACTGGATGTGATCACCACGGTCCCCGACTCGGCACGCAAGAGTTTCGTCGAGGACTCCAGTCTGCAGTCCTACAACAAGGCCGGGTCCGGTCTTGAACTGCTGACCATTCCGAACGGTATGGAGCACTTCGGGCAGGACAGGGAAGGACGTCTGCGCCGTCGGGCCATCTCCATGGCCATAGATAGGCGAACACTGATCGAGGAGACCCTGGACAACCTGGCCCAGCAGCCCACGGACTTCACCTCTCCGACAATCCCCGGCTGGTCCGAGGATCTGAAGGGGGAGGAGCATCTGAGGTACCGTGCCGAGGCCGCCAGGGAAGCCTGGTCCCAGGCCGATGCCATCAGGATGTGGCCACACGACCGTTCCCTGCCCCTGATCTGCGTGACCGAGGAGGGCACCGGAGCCTTTTACGAGGGACTGGCGGCATCGGTTCGGAATGCCCTGGGCATCGATGTTGAAGTCAGGACTGTTCCCACCAGGGCCGCGCTTCTGTCTGGACTTGACAAGGGGGAGTACGGTCAGGTCGCCTTCCCGGTCCGGATTCTGCCTGACTATCCCTCGCCGGAGGCTTACCTGAATCAAGGGTTCGTGGCAATCGGTGATGGTAGGAGATCCCCGGCCGGTCCGGAGGTTCTGCAAGGCCGAGACCTTTCCGGGTATGCCAGTCCGGCTTTCGAAAACCTCTTGAAGAAGGCCGGCGAGGCCCAGGGGGTCGATGAGGCGAATAGGCTCTATCAGGAGGCGGAAGAGACCCTCCTGGAGGACCTTCCGTCCATCCCGCTCTTCACCGTCAACAATGTCGGTGCAGGGTCCAGAAGGGTGCGGGGGATGGTACCGGGATGGAACGGGTGGCCCTCCTTCTGGGACCTGTCCAGGGAAGAGCGGGATAATTGA
- a CDS encoding peptide ABC transporter substrate-binding protein encodes MKKQSVLTIAAAGMCSMALLLSACGGSGDSAGNADAKGGNDTMISVFNPEPANPLIPSMTNEVGGGNPIDILFSKLVRFDDKGKPKNEIAKEIKANDDNTQYTVTLKDGWKFSDGTPVTPQSFTKAWSFAANAANKQLGSSFFTDIKGYDELQGDDVAPDAQLSGLKVVDDKTFTVDLNEASSTFPVQVGYTAFAPLPESFYKDXKAFGEKPVTVGPYKFDSWSHNKFIKVVKDENYKGDIKVKNGGIEFRAYLDPTAAFRDVEAGHLDVLDTIPSSDRRTFQTNSSVQAINDPGSVLQMFTVPTYMKHFGEDQEGKLRRQAISMAIDRNAIIKKVLADTGQEVHDFTSPVIPGYSKDIKGSDVLKYNPDKANELWEEANKISPWTEADSFKIAYNADGAHKEVYDAVTNSIKNTLKINAAGNPLPTFNEFRSNVQNRKFTDSAFRSGWQPDYPSPESYLLSNFASSAADGRGSNDGDYKNSEFDQLLTKAASAKSLDEANKIYQQAEQILFEDLPAIPLYYRNANGIAAKDIQGFTFNWKGVPEYSELSK; translated from the coding sequence ATGAAGAAGCAATCGGTTCTTACCATTGCTGCTGCAGGTATGTGCTCCATGGCGCTCCTGCTCAGCGCCTGCGGTGGTTCGGGCGATTCCGCTGGCAACGCAGATGCCAAGGGCGGAAACGACACCATGATCAGTGTGTTCAACCCAGAACCCGCCAACCCCCTGATCCCCAGCATGACCAATGAGGTAGGCGGTGGCAACCCCATCGATATCCTCTTCTCGAAGCTGGTCCGGTTTGATGACAAGGGCAAGCCGAAGAACGAGATCGCCAAGGAGATCAAGGCCAACGACGACAACACGCAGTACACCGTCACGCTCAAGGACGGATGGAAGTTCTCCGATGGCACCCCTGTGACGCCGCAGTCCTTCACCAAGGCCTGGTCGTTTGCCGCCAATGCTGCCAACAAGCAGCTGGGGTCGAGCTTCTTCACGGACATCAAGGGCTATGACGAGCTGCAGGGCGATGATGTCGCACCTGACGCCCAGCTCTCCGGCCTCAAGGTCGTCGACGACAAGACCTTCACCGTGGATCTGAACGAGGCCTCGTCCACCTTCCCGGTCCAGGTCGGCTACACCGCCTTCGCACCCCTGCCCGAGTCCTTCTACAAGGACMCCAAGGCCTTCGGCGAGAAGCCGGTGACCGTGGGCCCCTACAAGTTCGACTCCTGGAGCCACAACAAGTTCATCAAGGTCGTCAAGGATGAGAACTACAAGGGCGACATCAAGGTGAAGAACGGCGGAATCGAGTTCCGTGCCTACCTCGACCCGACCGCGGCATTCCGCGACGTGGAGGCCGGACATCTTGATGTTCTGGATACCATCCCGTCTTCCGACCGCAGGACCTTCCAGACCAACAGCTCCGTTCAGGCCATCAACGATCCCGGTTCGGTCCTTCAGATGTTCACCGTGCCGACCTACATGAAGCACTTCGGTGAGGACCAGGAAGGCAAGCTCCGCCGTCAGGCCATCTCCATGGCCATCGACCGCAACGCGATCATCAAGAAGGTGCTCGCCGACACCGGCCAGGAGGTGCACGACTTCACCTCGCCCGTCATCCCCGGTTACTCCAAGGACATCAAGGGCTCCGACGTGCTGAAGTACAACCCCGACAAGGCGAACGAGCTCTGGGAAGAGGCCAACAAGATCAGCCCCTGGACCGAGGCCGACTCCTTCAAGATCGCCTACAACGCCGATGGTGCCCACAAGGAGGTCTACGACGCTGTCACCAACTCCATCAAGAACACGCTGAAGATCAACGCAGCCGGCAACCCCCTGCCCACCTTCAACGAGTTCCGCAGCAACGTCCAGAACCGCAAGTTCACCGATTCGGCTTTCCGCTCCGGCTGGCAGCCCGATTACCCCTCGCCCGAGTCCTACCTGCTGAGCAACTTCGCTTCCTCGGCTGCCGATGGCAGGGGATCCAACGATGGCGACTACAAGAACTCCGAGTTCGACCAGCTGCTGACCAAGGCGGCCTCCGCCAAGAGCCTTGACGAAGCCAACAAGATCTATCAGCAGGCCGAGCAGATCCTCTTCGAGGACCTGCCCGCCATCCCGCTGTACTACAGGAACGCCAACGGCATTGCCGCCAAGGATATTCAGGGCTTCACTTTCAACTGGAAGGGCGTCCCCGAATACTCCGAGCTCAGCAAGTGA